One Candidatus Binatia bacterium genomic region harbors:
- a CDS encoding DUF3604 domain-containing protein produces the protein MKKEPKLLFAVLALVAFAGCEQTSDLNEMSPLASRAQYPDRAFAIDEDFIDTRPMANPDRNAYFGDLHVHTTYSFDAYAFGTLATPRDAYRYALGETLKHPAGFDMKLREPLDFYAVTDHALFLGLAAEAADTTSAFSQYEVSEPLHDLNTEGNRGITSVPARLTIFGMFVPGALDGMLDGSIDRSEAVRVAKSAWLDIVESADDFNNPGTFTTFAAYEYTSSSDDSGNLHRNVIFRDTNRLPAEPFSRFHSRDPEGLWDWMDGLRAQGIESLAIPHNSNGSNGQMFKLVDWAGDPLDDDYTTKRVRNEPLVEITQIKGTSETHPSLSESDEWASFELMETRVGTTLYSQPEGSYVREALRNGLVFEEKGVANPFKFGFVGASDTHTGAIPDNEADYFAKIGLLDSTPELRGSVPLPWWAGIGAKMIAGDMVAEIDGETYFDAPSITFGASGLAAVWAEENTRDAIFDAFRRKETFATSGPRIRVRLFAGYDWDAEMLGDPAVVSRAYASGATMGGDLQAEASGSPLFLAWAVRDALSAPLQRLQIVKGWTENGETSELVYDVACSDGGTPDPQTHRCPDNGARVNLEDCAYSQDKGAGELRAAWRDPNFDATQRAFYYVRALENPTCRWSTWDALRAGTEPRPGVEVLLQERAWSSPIWLLPAALAGTAAPATGANVPTSSAASGGSPS, from the coding sequence ATGAAAAAAGAACCCAAACTACTCTTTGCCGTGCTGGCCCTGGTCGCTTTTGCGGGGTGTGAACAAACCTCTGATTTGAACGAAATGAGTCCATTGGCCAGCCGGGCCCAATACCCTGATCGAGCTTTCGCGATCGATGAGGACTTCATCGATACTCGGCCAATGGCCAACCCCGACCGCAATGCATACTTCGGCGACTTGCATGTGCATACGACGTATTCCTTCGATGCCTACGCCTTCGGAACCCTCGCCACTCCCAGAGACGCCTACCGCTACGCTCTGGGTGAGACGCTGAAACATCCCGCCGGCTTCGATATGAAATTGCGCGAACCGCTGGACTTCTATGCGGTCACCGACCATGCACTCTTTCTTGGCCTGGCTGCAGAGGCCGCCGATACAACCAGCGCGTTCTCCCAGTACGAGGTCTCGGAGCCCCTGCATGATCTGAATACCGAAGGCAATCGTGGAATCACGAGCGTGCCTGCTCGCCTCACGATTTTCGGCATGTTTGTCCCCGGCGCCCTCGATGGCATGCTCGACGGATCGATTGACCGGTCGGAGGCCGTCCGCGTCGCCAAAAGTGCATGGCTCGATATCGTCGAATCAGCCGATGATTTTAACAACCCGGGGACGTTTACGACGTTTGCCGCCTACGAATATACTTCCTCGAGTGACGACAGCGGCAATCTGCACCGAAATGTAATCTTTCGCGATACCAATCGCCTGCCTGCCGAGCCCTTTTCCCGCTTCCACTCACGCGATCCGGAGGGACTATGGGATTGGATGGACGGCTTGCGGGCTCAGGGAATCGAGAGCCTGGCGATCCCCCATAACTCCAACGGCTCCAACGGTCAGATGTTCAAATTGGTCGACTGGGCCGGCGACCCGCTGGATGACGATTATACAACCAAACGAGTGCGCAATGAGCCTCTTGTCGAGATCACCCAGATCAAGGGCACGTCCGAGACGCACCCCTCCCTGTCGGAGTCTGACGAATGGGCGAGCTTCGAGTTGATGGAGACTCGTGTCGGCACTACGCTCTACAGCCAGCCTGAGGGCAGCTACGTCCGCGAGGCGCTTCGCAACGGTCTGGTATTTGAAGAAAAGGGTGTGGCAAACCCCTTCAAATTCGGTTTTGTCGGCGCCAGCGACACACACACCGGAGCTATCCCCGATAATGAGGCCGATTATTTTGCCAAAATCGGACTGCTGGACAGCACCCCCGAACTCAGGGGCTCCGTGCCCCTGCCATGGTGGGCCGGCATTGGTGCTAAAATGATTGCGGGTGATATGGTCGCCGAGATCGATGGCGAAACCTACTTCGATGCGCCGTCGATCACCTTCGGTGCCTCAGGACTGGCTGCGGTCTGGGCTGAAGAGAATACTCGAGACGCCATCTTCGACGCCTTCAGGCGGAAAGAAACATTCGCGACCTCCGGGCCACGCATCCGGGTGCGCCTCTTCGCCGGCTACGATTGGGACGCCGAGATGCTCGGGGATCCGGCTGTGGTCAGCCGTGCCTACGCCAGCGGTGCGACCATGGGCGGTGATCTTCAGGCGGAGGCAAGCGGCTCACCCCTTTTTCTCGCCTGGGCTGTGCGTGATGCCTTGAGTGCCCCCCTGCAACGCCTGCAAATCGTGAAAGGCTGGACCGAAAACGGGGAAACATCCGAGCTTGTTTATGATGTGGCTTGCTCCGACGGTGGTACCCCAGACCCCCAAACGCATCGATGCCCGGATAATGGGGCCCGGGTCAACCTCGAGGATTGTGCTTATTCACAGGACAAGGGCGCGGGCGAGTTGCGAGCAGCATGGCGTGATCCGAACTTTGATGCCACGCAGCGTGCCTTCTACTATGTTCGCGCGCTCGAGAATCCGACCTGTCGCTGGTCGACATGGGATGCCCTCCGGGCCGGGACCGAACCGCGCCCCGGTGTCGAAGTGCTCCTGCAGGAACGAGCGTGGTCGTCGCCGATCTGGCTCCTTCCCGCAGCTTTGGCAGGCACTGCCGCTCCGGCTACCGGAGCGAATGTACCCACGAGCAGTGCAGCGTCCGGCGGCTCTCCCTCATAG
- a CDS encoding peroxiredoxin has protein sequence MSVLVGKSAPDFECAAVLGDGTIQEDFRLSEATKGKYALLVFYPLDFTFVCPSELVALDNRIEQFKERNVEVIGISIDSQFTHHAWRETAPENGGIGPLKYTLAADTKHEICQAYDVESAGGVAFRGAFIIDKEFMVQSQIVNNLPLGRNMDELLRLVDALQFHEEHGEVCPAGWQKGDQGMTANADGVASYLKDNAGKL, from the coding sequence ATGAGTGTTTTGGTAGGCAAGTCAGCGCCCGATTTTGAATGTGCAGCCGTTCTCGGTGATGGAACGATCCAGGAGGATTTTCGTCTCTCGGAGGCCACCAAGGGAAAGTATGCCCTGCTGGTTTTCTATCCGTTGGATTTCACCTTCGTCTGTCCGTCCGAGCTGGTTGCTCTCGACAATCGAATCGAGCAATTCAAGGAGCGCAATGTTGAGGTGATCGGCATTTCGATCGACTCGCAGTTCACACATCATGCATGGCGCGAAACGGCTCCCGAAAATGGCGGGATCGGTCCTCTGAAGTACACATTGGCAGCGGACACCAAGCACGAGATCTGCCAAGCTTATGATGTCGAGTCTGCTGGCGGTGTCGCTTTCCGCGGGGCCTTCATCATCGACAAGGAATTCATGGTGCAATCGCAGATTGTCAATAACTTGCCCTTGGGTCGGAACATGGACGAACTCCTCCGACTCGTCGATGCGCTGCAGTTCCACGAGGAGCATGGTGAAGTTTGCCCGGCCGGTTGGCAAAAGGGCGATCAGGGAATGACCGCGAACGCCGATGGCGTTGCGTCCTACCTGAAAGACAACGCTGGCAAGCTCTGA